A portion of the Natronococcus sp. AD-5 genome contains these proteins:
- a CDS encoding AbrB/MazE/SpoVT family DNA-binding domain-containing protein has protein sequence MPRVTTKGQVTIPKEIRDALGIKPGDEIAFEEVDSGYKIQKKAPTTADGEDPFEKYRGSAASDDTMPERMRRLRGDYPRDVSDENDDDDSGANT, from the coding sequence ATGCCGCGCGTTACCACCAAAGGTCAGGTCACCATCCCAAAGGAAATTCGAGACGCGCTCGGAATCAAACCTGGCGACGAAATCGCTTTCGAGGAGGTTGACTCTGGCTACAAGATTCAAAAGAAAGCACCGACCACGGCAGACGGCGAAGACCCCTTTGAAAAATACCGTGGGAGCGCCGCCAGTGACGACACGATGCCTGAACGGATGCGCCGGCTGCGTGGGGACTATCCCCGCGACGTCAGTGATGAGAACGACGACGACGATTCGGGGGCCAACACGTGA
- a CDS encoding type II toxin-antitoxin system VapC family toxin: MTTAVDTNALLEILYEDDYTDASEAALRRAYQEGQVVITSIVYAELAADGHFETASELDQFLEDLSIQLVEPSREALFQAGERFQRYTERRPDGLQCPSCGTKQTVNCEECSDDLAPRQHIAADFVIGSHATVDGEALVSFDTAFYETYFPSLTVYPE, from the coding sequence GTGACAACAGCGGTTGATACAAACGCCCTTCTTGAGATTCTGTACGAGGACGACTATACTGACGCCAGCGAAGCGGCACTTCGGCGCGCCTACCAAGAAGGGCAAGTTGTTATCACGTCGATCGTATACGCTGAACTCGCAGCAGATGGCCACTTCGAGACCGCGTCCGAACTCGATCAGTTCCTCGAGGACCTCAGTATTCAACTCGTTGAGCCGTCACGGGAGGCACTGTTCCAGGCGGGTGAGCGGTTCCAGCGGTATACTGAACGGCGACCAGACGGGCTGCAGTGTCCGTCGTGCGGGACGAAACAGACAGTCAATTGCGAGGAGTGTAGTGACGATCTTGCCCCCCGTCAGCATATCGCTGCGGACTTCGTCATCGGTAGCCACGCGACCGTCGACGGTGAGGCGTTGGTTAGCTTCGATACGGCCTTCTACGAGACATATTTTCCGTCCTTGACTGTGTATCCCGAGTGA
- a CDS encoding MaoC family dehydratase, whose protein sequence is MVVDAWTRLGAAMMEHSLEANRAIFSAFATEPTQTDQPPGNTAVAFDRDDWTFDRSVEEAAAITVGDTVTFSKVLDEEDVRVFSSVSGDSSHLHLDAEYAAETRFGERIVHGTLAAGLISAALARLPGCTIYLSQDLEFLAPVRIGARVSATVEVVEALGADQYRLSTTVVDEETTVLDGEAVVLIDEQPAP, encoded by the coding sequence ATGGTCGTTGACGCCTGGACCCGGCTGGGGGCGGCGATGATGGAGCACTCACTTGAGGCCAACCGGGCTATTTTCTCGGCGTTCGCCACTGAACCGACTCAGACGGACCAGCCGCCGGGGAACACCGCCGTCGCGTTCGACCGGGACGACTGGACGTTCGACCGATCCGTCGAAGAGGCCGCCGCGATCACGGTCGGTGATACGGTGACGTTCTCGAAAGTTCTCGACGAGGAAGACGTCCGAGTCTTCTCGAGCGTTTCGGGTGACTCGAGTCATCTCCATCTCGACGCCGAGTACGCCGCCGAGACACGGTTCGGCGAGCGCATCGTCCATGGGACACTGGCGGCCGGCCTCATCAGTGCTGCACTCGCCCGCCTTCCCGGGTGCACGATCTACCTCTCGCAGGATCTCGAGTTTCTCGCCCCGGTCCGAATCGGTGCTCGCGTGAGCGCCACCGTTGAAGTCGTCGAGGCGCTCGGCGCCGATCAGTATCGGCTATCGACAACTGTCGTCGACGAGGAGACGACCGTTCTCGACGGCGAGGCCGTGGTCCTGATCGACGAGCAGCCGGCCCCGTAG
- a CDS encoding transposase, which yields MTATATKTLEATLAPPMTHKEQRLQRTVATYRRALSEAFDSGADTQTAVNDVVTDYSLTSYAKDALKKYVPQLRQTYNAEELNDDHPVRFTNRGWSLDHSEGRTHEFCWRVPQAGRGNAFWIPLRINPTQRDLWDDLLDGDVSVGEFRLQQHRTNWVLHVTVEYEVADPETPDEPTYIGFDIGESKLLAGCACQNDTPIQPHIYDGGRARTLRKEMFTTLKRLQERDAAEWRVDERFDHYQNALTDIVEKASREAVEYAESFEDPVIVLEDLSYIRENLDYGTYMNRRLHAWAFARLAGRIENKALDAGIPIEYVNPAYTSRTCHECGYVGSRGVQAEFRCTNDECWVTEYQADINAAANIAGRVNPWGESVPWKPGRDDSLRDGSTLDSATAHREPSAKPAQTTLAEWG from the coding sequence GTGACCGCGACTGCCACGAAAACACTCGAAGCCACACTTGCTCCGCCGATGACGCACAAGGAGCAGCGGCTTCAGCGCACCGTGGCGACGTATCGACGCGCCCTCTCTGAAGCGTTCGACAGTGGCGCAGATACGCAAACGGCGGTCAACGATGTCGTGACTGACTACTCGCTCACGTCCTACGCCAAAGACGCGCTCAAAAAGTACGTCCCCCAACTCCGTCAAACGTACAATGCCGAGGAGTTGAACGACGATCACCCGGTTCGGTTCACGAACCGTGGCTGGTCGCTCGACCACTCCGAGGGTCGAACACACGAATTCTGCTGGCGCGTTCCGCAAGCCGGGCGTGGGAACGCCTTCTGGATTCCGCTTCGAATCAACCCCACACAACGCGATCTGTGGGACGATCTTCTCGACGGCGACGTATCGGTCGGCGAGTTTCGACTGCAACAGCACCGAACCAACTGGGTGCTCCACGTCACCGTCGAGTACGAAGTGGCTGATCCAGAGACACCGGACGAGCCCACCTACATTGGATTCGATATTGGCGAATCCAAGCTCCTGGCGGGCTGTGCCTGTCAGAACGACACCCCAATTCAACCGCATATCTACGATGGTGGGCGTGCTCGGACACTCCGCAAGGAGATGTTCACGACGCTCAAGCGCCTGCAAGAACGCGACGCTGCCGAGTGGCGAGTGGACGAACGGTTCGACCACTACCAGAACGCGCTCACAGACATCGTCGAGAAGGCATCTCGAGAAGCCGTCGAGTACGCTGAGTCCTTCGAGGATCCAGTTATCGTGCTCGAAGACTTGTCGTACATCCGCGAGAACTTGGATTACGGCACGTACATGAACCGGCGTCTCCACGCATGGGCGTTCGCTCGTCTTGCCGGACGCATTGAGAACAAAGCTCTCGACGCGGGCATTCCCATTGAGTACGTGAATCCAGCATACACGTCCCGAACGTGCCACGAGTGTGGCTACGTCGGGAGTCGAGGGGTACAAGCGGAGTTTCGATGCACGAACGATGAGTGTTGGGTCACGGAGTATCAAGCAGATATCAACGCGGCTGCGAATATCGCCGGTCGCGTCAACCCGTGGGGAGAGAGCGTTCCTTGGAAACCGGGACGCGATGACTCACTGCGGGATGGGAGCACTCTTGACAGTGCCACAGCCCACCGCGAGCCGAGTGCGAAACCCGCACAGACGACGCTCGCGGAGTGGGGCTGA